The genome window TCGAACCTGGCACAGGATTACGACGCCACCCTCGCGGACGACGAAGACATCACCGATGGCGAGCACCAGCCGCGCCACTGCAACAAGCTCACACTGCTCGCGCGCAGCCCCGAAGTCACCTATCACGCGATTGATCTATGGCTTGACGCGCTCAGCCATCAACCGGTCAAGGCGCGCTTTTATGCAGCCAGCGGCAGCCTGCTGAAAACGGCTTACTACCGCCATTTCCAGCCAGCGTTAGGCAGCCAGCGCGCCAGCGAAACGGTCATCATCGACGGCCTTGATCCATCCTGGGTCACCGTGATGCGCTACTCCCGCTACGCCTGGCGCGCCATCCCCGACGAATGGTTTCAGCGCGCATGGCTGCCGCATTTTCAGCCGGATTAAACCAACGCTTGTTGTTGTCGCTTGTTGTTGTCGCTTATCAGCGTGCTGTGCTGTGCCGCATTGCACCGCGCTAGTTCAGCGCAGCGCTTCGTGGTGGCAATGCAGCGCAGCCCGTCACTTTGCTAACCGGTTAGCCGCCAGCTTCCACTTTCGTCCCGCCACGCTCATTGCTCTTCATGGTTTCGTTCCTGCTCACTGCGCTTGCGTTGCTGCTCAGCCTGGCTTTCACGCCCGCCTGGGCTGAGCAGCCAATGGACGACGATCAGGCCGCGCTGGGCCTGGCCGATCATCTCGCCGAGCCAGTTGCTTCTGCTTCTGCTTCTGCTTCTGCTTCTGCTTCTGCCTCTGCTTCCACCTCAACTGCCAGCAACAACACCATCCCCCCCAGCCCTCGCGCAGCCACATCCGAACCCGCCACCACACACCGCGACTGGCAAGCCGTGCTTGAAACAGCGCTCGCCAGCTACGACGCCGCGAACCAGGCGGGCAAGGTCGCACTGAACGACACGCTGCGCGCCTCGCTCTCGCTCACCTACGACCACGCGCTGGGAGCAGGCTGGCGCATCTATTTCTCAGACCGGCTCGATAGCGGCTGGCGCGCGGGAACCGGCCAGTACAACGCTGTGAACACCTTCAAGCAGGGCTATCTAAGCTGGCAGCCAGCAGCGTTATGGCATTTCGATGCAGGCCGGATCAACGTGCGCGAAGGCGTCGCATCCGGCTTTAATCCAACCGATTTTTTCAAGGTGAATGCGCTGCGCTCGGTGGTCTCGATTGATCCAGCCAGCCTGCGGGAAAACCGCTTGGGCACAGTCATGCTGCGCGGCCAGCGCGTGTGGGACGGCGGCTCGCTCACCGCGTTGATCGCCCCCGAGCTGCCAGCAACCAGCAACCAGGGCGTGTTCAATCCAGATTTCGCCGCCACCAATGCACACACTCGTTATCTGCTGAGCGCCACACAACAGCTCACGCAAGGCTTCGCGCCCGAACTGCTGCTGTATGGCGGCGCAGGGCTTGAGCCGCAACTCGGCGTGAACCTGAGCGCGTTGCTCAACGAATCCAGCGTGGCCTTTGCTGAATATGCGTTTGGCCGCGCCCGCGCACTGGCAGTGCTGCCCGGCACCGACCCCACGGCATGCCATGCCTATTCGAAACTGGCCACCGGCCTCACCCATACCTGGGCCGCCGGCCCGACGCTAACGCTTGAGTACGACTACGACGGTGCCGCCGCAAATCGCTCCCTCTGGCAGCAACTCACGCAGATGCCCGCCGTACTCAGCGCATGGCAGCAAGCAAGCAGCGCGGCGCAAGAATTACCGACACGCCAGTCACTGTTTCTCTATGCCAGCTGGAACGATGCCTGGATCAGACATCTCGGCTTGAGTGCAATGGCCCGTTACAGCCTGATCGAACATAGCTATTTCACCTGGCTTGAGACGCGCTACCATTGGCCGCGCTCCGAACTCGCACTGCAATGGCAAGCCAGCTATGGCACGGCACACAGCGTGTATGGCGCGGTGCTGCAAAAGCAGATCGTGCAGGCCCTCTTTCAGTTTTACTTCTAGGCCCATGCAGAAAAAGCCCTCGTTCATTTCCTTGCCAGGCATGACGCGCCGCGACAGCGAACCGCACTTGCTAGCCCGTGTGTTCTTGCTGAACTGCCTGATCGGCCTGTGTTTCTGGATCAGCGGCCGCGAAGCGTCACTGCTTTCGTATCTGGTGATGGCCAATTCGATTGGCTTTAGCGCCTGGCTTTTTAGCGCGCTCTTTGGCCTCTTTACCCGGGTGCGGCTGGCACTGCCGGTGCGCGTGCTGATCGTCGCGCCGCTCAGCGTGGTCAGTGGCATGCAGATCGCCGCCCTGCTCGGTGGCCGTATGCCACCGCTGCTATCGCACCTGAAACTCACACGCTGGGTCTCGCTGGTTCCCACCTTTCTGATTGTCGGCATTGCCTGCGCCTTCGCCTCAGTGTTCGTGCAGTCGCTCAAGGTGCGCGCCGCGCTCGAAAAACAGCGCCGCGAAGCAGCCGAGCTACGCCAGTCCGAAACCGCCGCACGCCTCGCGTTGTTGCAAGCACAAATCGAGCCGCACTTTCTGTTCAACACCCTCGCCAATGTGCGCAGCCTGATCGAGCGCGATCCATCCGCCGCATCAGCCATGCTCGACAACCTGAACCGCTATCTGCGCGCCAGCCTCGGGCGCACGCGCAAGCCGGTGTCATCGCTGGAAGAAGAACTGGAACTGATCGACGCGTTGCTCTCCATTGCCGCGATGCGGCTAGGCAACCGCTTGCGCTACACCATCACGCTGCCACCCGCGTTACGCTTTTTGCCCCTGCCGCCGCTGCTGTTCCAGCCACTGGTAGAAAACGCGCTGATTCACGGCGTTGAGCCCTCCATCGAAGGCGGCGAAATTCACGTCGATGTCGAACGCGAAGCCAACATGTTGCGGCTGCGCGTGGTCGATACCGGCGTAGGTCTGAGCCGCGTCAGCAAACTCTATGGCGGCGTCGGGCTATCCAATGTGCGAGCCCGGCTGGCAACCCTCTATGGCGGCGCGGCCCATCTTTCGATAGAGTCCAACCCGATTCGCGGCGTAACCGCACAACTCCTGATCCCGCTGCAATGACATGCCCACCGCTCTGATCGCTGACGACGAACCCAATCTGGCTATCGAGCTGGCCTCACGCCTCACACAGTTCTGGCCTGAGCTGCAGATCATCGCCATGCCGCGCAACGGCATTGATGCACTCGCTGAACTCAACGCCCAGCAACCCGACTTCGCCTTCCTCGATATCCGCATGCCGGGGCTGGACGGCTTGCAGATCGCGCGCTCGGTGCCGCATATGCAAATCGTGTTCGTCACCGCTTACGACGAATACGCCGCACGCGCATTCGATACCTCCGCGATTGATTACCTGATGAAGCCGCTGACCGATGAGCGTCTGCTGAAATGCATCACACGGCTGCAACGCGGCGGGCGGATGCCGCCGAGCAACCAGGAAGCGGCCATGGCCAGCGCACCACGCGATGACGCCCCGATCCG of Paraburkholderia bonniea contains these proteins:
- a CDS encoding sensor histidine kinase; translated protein: MQKKPSFISLPGMTRRDSEPHLLARVFLLNCLIGLCFWISGREASLLSYLVMANSIGFSAWLFSALFGLFTRVRLALPVRVLIVAPLSVVSGMQIAALLGGRMPPLLSHLKLTRWVSLVPTFLIVGIACAFASVFVQSLKVRAALEKQRREAAELRQSETAARLALLQAQIEPHFLFNTLANVRSLIERDPSAASAMLDNLNRYLRASLGRTRKPVSSLEEELELIDALLSIAAMRLGNRLRYTITLPPALRFLPLPPLLFQPLVENALIHGVEPSIEGGEIHVDVEREANMLRLRVVDTGVGLSRVSKLYGGVGLSNVRARLATLYGGAAHLSIESNPIRGVTAQLLIPLQ
- a CDS encoding LytR/AlgR family response regulator transcription factor, with product MPTALIADDEPNLAIELASRLTQFWPELQIIAMPRNGIDALAELNAQQPDFAFLDIRMPGLDGLQIARSVPHMQIVFVTAYDEYAARAFDTSAIDYLMKPLTDERLLKCITRLQRGGRMPPSNQEAAMASAPRDDAPIRWLAVGYRDATRLVAIDEVIYFQATDKYTEVVTASHRHVIRTPLKELLPRLDAGQFVQVHRSVIVALAEIDRVERDLLGRSRIHLRARTETLPVSRGYVSLFRQM